The proteins below are encoded in one region of Thunnus maccoyii chromosome 24, fThuMac1.1, whole genome shotgun sequence:
- the LOC121891969 gene encoding uncharacterized protein LOC121891969 isoform X2 has protein sequence MAVWKLWFVLLLLLPAYNNSQVTIVKTTGREPYVTPICTNETLNIITLIICKIRTERSRGEECRLMYKYGQDFEHGCDSRFTLMKKNQTVFLHLTSLTPVDSGNYSCECVYPGVTNTLHLHITVEETVQEQTHLDHLYVNLPAHRTKMTQMTPTQAFSSQQIISTKLSPQ, from the exons ATGGCTGTTTGGAAACTGTGGTTtgttctgcttctgctgctacCTGCATATAACAACAGCCAAG TGACTATTGTGAAAACCACTGGGAGAGAACCATATGTCACTCCGATATGCAccaatgaaacactgaatatcaTCACACTTATAATATGTAAgatcagaacagagaggagcagaggagaagagtgtCGCTTAATGTATAAATATGGACAGGACTTTGAGCATGGATGTGACTCCAGGTTCACACTTATGAAAAAGAATCAGACTGTATTTCTTCACCTGACCAGTTTAACACCAGTGGATAGTGGGAACTacagctgtgagtgtgtatatccTGGAGTAACAAATACTCTCCATCTTCATATCACTGTGGAAG AAACTGTTCAAGAACAGACACATCTGGATCATCTGTATGTAAATCTCCCAGCTCATCG GACCAAGATGACCCAGATGACCCCTACACAAGCCTTCAGCAGCCAGCAAATAATCTCTACCAAACTATCTCCTCAATAA
- the LOC121892426 gene encoding OX-2 membrane glycoprotein-like has protein sequence MSPIGSHISLNPIFLFLHAGLTSVIQTQQTVMAAVGEDVHLSCQLMQSRDVLQVTWQKLSPDGENKNLGSYNKHFGQTVNDGFQEKVEFKDAGLQNCSIVIRKVMERDEGCYLCLFNTYPEGSLTGRTCLQLYELHEPILQIRESNSTEETVVSCSATGRPAPTVTLNVPQQDLYFSHNSTVSVTNTNDTVTVTTTAVLSGFHGNSAQVRCAARLLSVPEIQVFKTIPADDFNDESGSNKNFTLIVTLIAAVVVVCVAVVVTVLLRHKHKNRAAERDQDIV, from the exons atgaGCCCTATAGG TTCACACATCAGTTTAAACCCcatatttcttttcctccatgcaGGTCTAACATCtgtgatacaaacacagcagactgtgATGGCAGCAGTAGGAGAAGATGTCcatctcagctgtcagctcATGCAGTCTAGAGATGTTCTTCAGGTCACATGGCAGAAACTTTCACCTGATGGGGAGAACAAGAATCTTGGCAGCTACAACAAACACTTTGGACAAACAGTGAATGATGGTTTTCAGGAGAAAGTGGAGTTTAAAGATGCTGGACTGCAGAACTGCTCCATAGTTATCAGGAAGGTGATGGAGCGGGATGAAGGCTgctatctctgtttgtttaacacGTATCCTGAAGGTTCTCTGACAGGCAGAACCTGCCTCCAACTCTATG agcTGCATGAACCCATTCTACAaatcagagaatcaaactcTACTGAAGAGACAGTTGTGTCCTGCTCGGCCACAGGTCGTCCTGCTCCCACAGTAACTCTGAATGTCCCACAACAAGACCTCTACTTCTCTCACAACAGCACAGTCAGTGTCACCAACACCAACGATACAGTCACCGTCACCACTACAGCTGTGCTGTctggtttccatggaaacagtgCACAAGTTAGATGTGCAGCACGACTGCTCTCAGTCCCTGAAATTCAGGTGTTTAAGACGATTCCTGCTGATG attTTAATGATGAATCTGGATCCAATAAGA ATTTCACTTTGATCGTTACATTGATCGCAGCAGTGGtcgttgtttgtgttgctgtagtcgtcactgtcctgctcagacataaacataaaaacag GGCTGCTGAAAGAGATCAGGATATCGTATGA
- the LOC121891969 gene encoding uncharacterized protein LOC121891969 isoform X1, translated as MAVWKLWFVLLLLLPAYNNSQVTIVKTTGREPYVTPICTNETLNIITLIICKIRTERSRGEECRLMYKYGQDFEHGCDSRFTLMKKNQTVFLHLTSLTPVDSGNYSCECVYPGVTNTLHLHITVEVNSSVTVEDEEATSSTKISIASAAVGVTVFIIITGVILGFIHRRNITETVQEQTHLDHLYVNLPAHRTKMTQMTPTQAFSSQQIISTKLSPQ; from the exons ATGGCTGTTTGGAAACTGTGGTTtgttctgcttctgctgctacCTGCATATAACAACAGCCAAG TGACTATTGTGAAAACCACTGGGAGAGAACCATATGTCACTCCGATATGCAccaatgaaacactgaatatcaTCACACTTATAATATGTAAgatcagaacagagaggagcagaggagaagagtgtCGCTTAATGTATAAATATGGACAGGACTTTGAGCATGGATGTGACTCCAGGTTCACACTTATGAAAAAGAATCAGACTGTATTTCTTCACCTGACCAGTTTAACACCAGTGGATAGTGGGAACTacagctgtgagtgtgtatatccTGGAGTAACAAATACTCTCCATCTTCATATCACTGTGGAAG TAAATTCCAGTGTCACTGTAGAGGATGAAGAGGCCACAAGTTCCACAAAAATATCAATTGccagtgctgctgttggtgtGACTGTATTCATCATTATAACTGGAGTTATCCTGGGATTTATCCACAGAAGAAACATCACAG AAACTGTTCAAGAACAGACACATCTGGATCATCTGTATGTAAATCTCCCAGCTCATCG GACCAAGATGACCCAGATGACCCCTACACAAGCCTTCAGCAGCCAGCAAATAATCTCTACCAAACTATCTCCTCAATAA